A genomic window from Nicotiana sylvestris chromosome 11, ASM39365v2, whole genome shotgun sequence includes:
- the LOC104217750 gene encoding very-long-chain aldehyde decarbonylase CER3-like → MEAPLSTWPWGNLGSFKYLLYGPLLAKWLYSRYQEDNIKETWCLHILIICLLRSSMHHTWNAFSSMLFLTRNRRINKDGVGFKQIDNEWDWDNFILLHGIMGSIVFYMLKDLINIPLWDFKGFLAVAILHIAISEPLYYFLHKKFHGSYLFNHYHSLHHSSPVLQPFTAGHATLLEHIILAAVMGIPILGTCFMGYGSIIMIYGYILIFDCLRCLGHSNFEIIPHQLFQAFPTLKYLLYTPTYHSLHHTEMGTNYCLFMPLFDVLGNTLNPKSWEMHTKLSLESGKNGRVPDFVFLAHVVDLTSAMHVPFLFRSFGSKPFSTRLFLLPLLPFAFVVMLVMWAYSKVFLNSFYNLRGRLHQTWVVPRFGFQYFLPFAAEGINNQIEQAILRADRLGVKVISLAALNKNEALNGGGTLFVNKHPNLKVRVVHGNTLTAAVILKEIPENVTEAFLSGATSKLGRVIALYLCRRQVRVLMLTSSTERFQKIQKEAPAEYQKYLVQVTKYEAARNCKTWIVGKWITPREQSYAPKGTHFHQFVVPPILSFRRDCTYGDLAAMRLPEDVQGLGSCEYTMERGVVHACHAGGVVHSLEGWTHHEVGAIDVDRIDLVWAAAMKHGLKPVSSLKKTD, encoded by the exons ATGGAAGCTCCATTGTCAACTTGGCCATGGGGCAACTTGGGAAGTTTCAAG TATTTACTATATGGACCTTTGCTTGCAAAATGGTTATACTCAAGATATCAAGAAGACAATATCAAGGAAACATGGTGTCTACATATTCTCATTATATGTTTACTTAGAAGCAGCATGCATCATACCTGGAATGCTTTCAGTAGCATGTTGTTCTTGACTCGAAATAGACGAATAAACAAGGATGGTGTTGGTTTTAAGCAAATTGACAATGAATGGGACTG gGATAATTTCATATTGCTTCATGGTATAATGGGTTCAATAGTTTTCTACATGCTTAAAGACCTAATCAATATTCCTTTATGGGATTTCAAAGGATTTTTGGCTGTTGCAATTCTCCATATAGCAATTTCAGAACCCCTTTATTATTTCTTGCATAAAAAATTTCATGGAAGCTATTTATTCAACCATTATCATTCACTTCATCACTCCTCACCTGTACTCCAACCCTTTACAG CTGGACATGCTACACTTTTGGAACACATTATATTAGCTGCAGTGATGGGAATTCCAATTTTAGGAACTTGTTTCATGGGATATGGATCAATAATTATGATATATGGTTATATATTGATCTTTGATTGCTTAAGATGTTTGGGACATAGCAATTTTGAAATTATTCCTCATCAACTATTTCAAGCATTTCCTACTCTTAAATATCTCCTTTACACCCCAAC GTATCACAGCTTACACCACACAGAAATGGGGACCAATTATTGCCTCTTTATGCCACTTTTTGATGTTTTAGGAAATACCCTTAACCCAAAATCATGGGAAATGCACACAAAATTAAGTCTTGAATCAG GCAAAAATGGGAGGGTGCCAGATTTTGTATTTTTGGCACATGTAGTGGATTTAACATCAGCAATGCATGTTCCATTCCTATTCAGATCATTTGGGTCAAAACCATTCAGTACAAGGCTCTTCTTGCTTCCTTTATTGCCCTTTGCTTTTGTAGTTATGTTGGTTATGTGGGCATATTCCAAGGTCTTTTTGAACTCTTTCTACAACTTAAGGGGTCGATTGCATCAAACTTGGGTGGTTCCTCGCTTTGGTTTTCAG TATTTCCTGCCATTTGCAGCTGAAGGGATTAATAATCAAATAGAACAAGCAATCCTTAGAGCTGATAGATTGGGAGTCAAAGTTATTAGCCTTGCTGCATTGAACAAG AATGAGGCACTAAATGGAGGAGGAACATTATTTGTAAACAAACATCCTAACCTTAAAGTAAGAGTTGTTCATGGAAATACATTAACAGCAGCTGTTATACTAAAAGAAATTCCAGAGAATGTAACTGAGGCTTTCTTATCTGGAGCCACCTCTAAACTTGGAAGAGTTATTGCTCTTTACCTTTGTAGAAGACAAGTTCGTGTTCTT ATGCTAACATCATCAACTGAAAGATTTCAAAAGATACAAAAGGAAGCTCCTGCTGAATACCAGAAATACTTAGTCCAGGTCACCAAGTATGAAGCTGCCAGAAATTGCAAG ACATGGATAGTTGGAAAATGGATAACACCAAGAGAGCAGAGTTATGCACCAAAAGGAACTCATTTCCATCAATTTGTAGTTCCTCCAATTTTGTCCTTTAGAAGAGATTGTACATATGGTGATCTTGCTGCTATGAGATTACCTGAAGATGTTCAAGGACTTGGATCTTGTGAG TATACAATGGAGAGAGGGGTAGTCCATGCATGCCATGCAGGAGGAGTGGTGCATTCATTAGAAGGATGGACACACCATGAAGTTGGAGCTATTGATGTAGACAGAATTGACTTAGTTTGGGCAGCTGCTATGAAACATGGTCTAAAGCCAGTGTCAAGTCTCAAAAAGACAGATTAA